A stretch of Mus musculus strain C57BL/6J chromosome 19, GRCm38.p6 C57BL/6J DNA encodes these proteins:
- the Olfr1491 gene encoding olfactory receptor 1491, with the protein MLTGKLVLNQSGTPEFVFRVFTNAPEFQALLFTLFLLLYLMIFCGNTAIIWVVCTHTSLHTPMYFFLSSLSFLEICYTTDVVPLMLSNIFGTQKPISLAGCGTQMFFFLTLGGTDCFLLAIMAYDRYVAICHPLHYNLIMTKKLCVQMVMGSLSLALFLSLQLTALIFTLPFCGHYLEINHFLCDVPPVLRLACADIHVHQAVLYVVGILVLTVPFLLIFISYVFIVSTILRMRSAEGRQRAFSTCSSHLTVVLLQYGGCSLVYLRPRSSSSDDEDRQIALVYTFVTPLLNPLIYTLRNKDVKGALRNSIFCKSASHCS; encoded by the coding sequence ATGTTGACTGGAAAACTTGTCCTTAACCAATCTGGGACTCCTGAGTTCGTGTTCCGTGTCTTCACCAATGCTCCTGAATTCCAGGCTCTTCTCTtcaccctcttcctcctgctgtATCTGATGATCTTCTGTGGCAACACTGCCATCATCTGGGTGGTGTGCACCCACACTTCCTTGCACACACCCATGTATTTCTTCCTCAGTAGTCTGTCTTTCCTGGAAATATGCTACACCACAGATGTGGTACCCCTGATGCTTTCTAACATCTTTGGGACCCAGAAGCCTATATCGCTGGCTGGTTGTGGGACTCAAATGTTCTTCTTCCTCACTCTGGGAGGTACTGATTGCTTTCTCTTGGCAATTATGGCCTATGACAGGTATGTGGCCATCTGCCACCCTCTGCACTACAAcctcatcatgaccaagaagctgtGTGTTCAGATGGTGATGGGCTCTTTAAGCTTGGCACTGTTTCTCTCCCTGCAGCTCACTGCCTTAATTTTCACCCTGCCCTTCTGTGGACATTACCTGGAAATCAACCActttctttgtgatgtgcctccAGTCCTGCGCCTAGCCTGTGCTGACATTCATGTgcaccaggcagtcctctacgTAGTGGGCATCCTGGTGCTGACAGTCCCATTCTTGCTTATCTTCATTTCCTATGTGTTCATTGTTTCCACCATCCTGCGCATGCGCTCTGCAGAGGGTCGCCAAAGGGCCTTTTCCACCTGCTCTTCTCACCTCACTGTGGTCTTGCTACAGTATGGTGGCTGTAGCTTGGTGTACCTGAGGCCCCGCTCGAGCAGCTCTGATGATGAGGACCGGCAAATAGCCCTGGTCTACACCTTTGTGACTCCATTACTCAACCCTCTGATTTATACCCTTAGGAACAAGGATGTCAAAGGTGCTCTGAGGAACTCCATCTTCTGTAAATCAGCATCTCACTGTAGTTAA